The [Clostridium] colinum genome includes the window AAAGTATATACATAATAACATATGTAAACAAACTTCAAAAAAAGTTATAATTGTAGCCAAAGTTATACTGTCCTTATTGTAGTTAAGATAAATAGTTAAACTTAAATATAAAATAACACTAAATATATTAAAAATACCTAAAATTTTTATATTATCTGCAAAAAATAAAATGCTAAATAATAAATGTAATATCATAGCCAATATAACACATATTCTAAAAAAATATAAAAATGTAACTTTTAGCTTTTTATTTTTCTTAATTCTATTCATTCCTATAAACCTTCTCATTTTCTCTTTATTTTATGTTAGTTATTTTTATTACTACCTTTAACCCCAACCTCAAAATTCATATTACTAATGCTCTCTTTTAAAGATATATCTGCTTTAGTTTTTTCTATGTTGTAATAATCAATAATACCTAAATTACCCTTTCTTAATGCTTCTGCAATAGCATTTGGCACAAGGGCTTCTGATTCTACAACTTTAGCTTTCATTTCTTGTTCCATAGCAATAGCTAAAGCTCTTCTTTCTTCTGCTTTTGCTTGAGCTATTTTTTTATCTGCTTCTGCTTGTTCTATTTGCAAATGAGCACCTATATTTCTACCTATATCTATATCTGCAATATCTATTGATAATATTTCAAAAGCTGTTCCAGAATCTAGCCCTTTACTTAATACTACTTGAGATATTCTATCTGGATTTTCTAACACTTCTTTATGGCTTTTTGCCGAACCAACAGTGGTAACTATACCCTCTCCAACACGTGCTACAATAGTTTCTTCTCCTGCTCCGCCTACAAGTCTTGTAAGATTGGCTCTAACAGTAACTCTAGCAATTACTTTAACTTCTATCCCGTCTACTGCAACAGCCGATATCCAAGGAGTTTCTATAATTTTAGGATTTACACTCATTCTAACTGCTTCAAAAACATCTCTACCTGCTAAGTCTATTGCTGCTGCTTTTTCAAAAGAAAGCTCTAGATTAGCTCTATGAGCTGCTATTAATGCATCTACCACATTATCAACTTTACCTCCGGCTAATAAATGTGATTCTAATTGGTTTGTATTTATATCTAAGCTAGCTTTTGTCCCTTTTATTAAAGGTTTTATAATTCTATCTGGTCGTACTCTTCTAAGCCTCATACCTATTAAAGAGAATATACTAACTTTAACACCTGCTGCATAAGCCGATATCCAAAGGCCAACAGGTATAAAACTAAGTGTTATAACAATTACTATAAATACTATAAAAAATAGTATAGAAAAAAATACAAATTGCATATTATTACCTCCTTAGTTAGTATTTACTAATTTAACATAAAGCTTATTATTTTCAAATTTTGTTATTTTTATTAAAGAGTTACTTTTTATATATCCTTCATCTGACAAAACTTCTAAAACTATTCCATTAAATTCGGCATTTCCAAATGGCCTAAGGTCTGTTTTACAAATGCCTTCTTTACCTACAAATTGTTCCATATTTCCTATATCTTTTTTATCTTTTAATAGTACATCTGATAAAATAAATTTAGAATATATTTGAGTATTTTTTAATTTTTTTATTATAAAAGCTAAAAATATTGTAATTAAAAATATTTCTAATAAAACTATTATAAACCCAAAATTTATTGTAAAAATAGTTATGCCCCAAGATAAAATCATTAAAATAATACCTATTATACCAAATATACCAAATCCTGGTGCTAATAGCTCAAAAATTAAAGATACTAAACCAATTATCGTTAATATAAAAACAAGTGTTCCCATAGGATATACCTCCTTGTTAGACTGTTTTAAAAGTTTTATACATTAAATCTAAATAATATAACATCTCCATCTTTAACAATATATTCTTTACCTTCGCTTCTTACAAGACCTTGCTCTTTAGCCTGTGTTAAAGACCCTAATCTTACTAAGTCGTCGTAAGATACTACTTCGGCTCTTATAAATCCTCTTTCAAAGTCTGAATGTATTTTACCTGCTGCTTGAGGTGCTTTTGTACCTTTAGTTATTGTCCATGCTCTTACCTCTTGAGGACCTGCTGTTAAATAACTTATAAGCCCAAGAAGAGAATAACTAGCGCTTATAAGTCTATCAAGCCCGCTTGTTTCACAACCTAAATCTGCTAAAAATTCTTTTTTCTCATCGTTGTTAAGCTCTGCTATTTCTTCTTCTATTTTAGCACAAACAACAAACACTTCTGAGCCTTCTTCTTTAGCTAAATTTCTTACTTCATTTACAAATGGATTATTTTTAGCATCATCTGCAAGTTCTTCTTCTGCTACGTTAGTTGCATATAAAACTGGTTTAAATGTAAGAAGATTTAATTCTTTAACAAAATTTACTTCTTCATCGTCGTTAAGCTCTATATTTCTTGCAACTGTACCTTCTTCAAGGCTTTTCTTTAATCTTTCTAAAACATTAAGCTCTTTTTGTAAAGATTTATCGGCTTTAGCCGCTTTTGATGTTCTTGATATTCTTCTATCTATAACTTCTATATCTGAAAAAATAAGCTCAAGATTTATAGTTTCTATATCTCTAACAGGGTTTACAGAAGCATCTACGTGTACTATGTTTCCGTCTTCAAAGCATCTAACAACATGTACAATAGCATCTACCTCTCTAATATGAGATAAAAACTTATTTCCAAGTCCTTCACCTTTGCTTGCACCTCTTACAAGCCCTGCTATATCAACAAATTCTATAACAGCTGGTAAAACTTTTTTAGAGTCATATATTTCTCTTAATTTTTCTAATCTTTCATCAGGAACAGGTACAATCCCAACATTAGGGTCTATTGTACAAAATGGATAATTTGCAGATTCTGCTCCACCTTGTGTAAGAGAATTAAATAATGTACTTTTACCAACGTTAGGTAAACCAACTATACCTAGTTTCATAAATTTATCTTCCTTTCAACAACTAATCATTATTATATATATAGTATACTTTATATTGTTTATTTCTTCAAGTTAAATATTATTTTTAATACTAATTTCTACATTTTTGCTTATATTATATATTTAAGTTTACAAAAATCTAACTAAAGGTTATAATATAAAATATCGTTAAAAGGAGGATACTTTATGGCTTTAGATGGCTTTGCTATTTCAAATATAATTTATGAACTAAAAAATAATATTATGGGTGGTAGAGTAGATAAAATTTATCAACCAGAAAAAGATGAAATAATTTTACAAATAAGAAATAAAGGTACTGCATACAAACTTTTACTTACTGCTAACGCATCTAGCCCTAGGATACATTTTACAACTATACAAAAGGAAAACCCTATTAATGCTCCTCTTTTTTGTATGGTTCTTAGAAAACACCTTTCTAGCGGTAAAATAATAAATATTACTCAACCTAACTTTGAACGTATTGTTAATATCCACGTAGAATCTATAAATGAGCTTGGTGATTATTCAGTAAAAACATTAGTGTTTGAAATAATGGGCAAACATAGTAATATTATATTAATAGATGATAAAAATAATATATTAGAATCTATTAAGCATATATCATTTGATAAAAGCTCTGTAAGAGAAGTTTTGCCTAATAGAACTTACGTTTTGCCTCCTGCTCAAAATAAAAAAAATCCATTAAAAACAAACTTTGATGAGTTTATGGCTATATTTAAAAACTCTATGCCTACAAAAACTCAACAACTAATATATAAATCTTATAATGGTATAAGCCCTATATTAGCATCTGAAATATGTAATAATGCTAATATAGATTGCTCTGCAAATACAAATGAAATTTTAGATGACCAATTAAATGAGCTATATAAGGCTTTTAATAACATTATTACATTAAATATAGAAGAAAAATTTAACCCACAAATAATTTATAACGAAAATGAAACTGTATTAGATTTTACTGTTTTCGATTTTAACATTTTTAAAGGTTTAGATAAAAAAATATTTTCTTCTATATCTGAACTTTTAGAGTTTTTCTATAAATCTAAAGACTTAACATATAGATTAAATCAAAAATCTCAAGATTTAAAAAGGCTTATTTCACAAAACATAGAACGTTGTGCTAAAAAGAAAGATATACAACAAAAAACTTTAAAAGATATAGCAAATAGAGATATGTTAAAATTATATGGTGAACTTATCACTTCTAATATATATGCTATAAAAAAGGGTATGACAAAAGTTACATTAAACAACTTTTATTCTGAAAATTTTGAAGAAATAGAAATAAGACTAGACCCAAATTTAACACCTGCCGAAAATGCCCAAAAATATTTTAAAAAATATAACAAAGAAAAAAGAACTTTTGTAGCTTTACAAGAACAAATTAAACAAAATAATGAAGAACTTTTATATTTAGAAAGTGTATTATCTTCTGTTAATGCCTGTACAGATGAATATGACATAAAAGAAATAAGAACAGAACTTTCTGAACAAGGTTTTTTAAAACGTCAAAAAAATAGTAAAAATAACAAACAAAAAAATAATAAAAAAGCTAAGCCTCTACACTATATATCAACAGATGGTTTTCATATATACGTGGGTAAAAACAACACACAAAATGATGAGCTTACACTACGTTTTGCAAAACCTTTAGATATGTGGTTTCACACTAAAGATATTGCCGGCTCTCACGTTATAGTTGTATCTGAAGGCAAGGAAATACCAAACTCTACTTTAAATGAAGCAGCTAACCTTGCCGCATATTATAGCAAAGCTACAAATTCTAGCCTTGTACCTGTTGATTATACACCTAAAAAGTTTGTAAAAAAACCAAACGGTGCAAAGCCTGGTATGGTTATATATGAAACAAATAAAACGGCATATATAACACCAAATGAAAAGCTTATTGAAAATATGCAAAAAATAGACTAAACCTAAAATTATTTACTAATTATAACAAGGTTAGACTTTGTTTTAAGTTGTAAAAAAGCCAGATTTTTAAAATTTTAAAAATCGGCTTTTTTTAATGTAGTTGATTAAATATAAAACTTTATAAAATACTACTACTCTTTATCTTTATAAATCTTTTAACATACACTTGTATATACTATATTTCTAGACTTTTTATTTTTTATTTAAGTATTTACATTGTACATATTGTATGATATAATATACATAAAGAAAAGCTAATCTTAATTGTTAGCCCACTACTGTTTTTATTTAATAACAGCCACAGTTTTGCGGACACATGGGCTGTTATTTTTTTGTACTATTAATTATTGATACAATTAAACTTAATAATGCTAATATTATCATTATTGTTTCATATGTACTCATAGCACCACCCCCTAACCCTTTAGGAGTTAGTGGGCTAACAACCCTTTATTAAGATTAGCTCTAATAAATTATACAATATAATTATTTATTTTGCAATATTCTTTATATTTCTTTAATATGTTTTTGTTAATTATATTTTATATATATTGGGTAACATTTTCTTTAGTTTTATGATTTGTATTATCTATTTTTATTCCTTTGTCATTTTTAATATAACATAAGTAACTCTATGTATCATCACTAAATTCTATTTTCCCGTTTTCTTTTTCAAATTCTAAAATACGCTTTTTAATTAATTGTTCAATTTCTTTGTTTTTACTTCTTACTTCATATTTAGCTATATAATCTAATTTATTTAATAAATTTTTACTAATTCTTAAAGTATATCTAGGTAAATTATCTTTCATAAAACAAAGCTCCTTTTATATATTTTGACGCATTATTAACCAAATTATAACATATATATATAATATATTGTAAAAATGACGAATTATTGACGAACAAAAATTATTTTTATTAAAAAAAGCTTTAATATAAGTAATTTTATTTATATAGTATATACTTAATAAATTAAACTTTAAATATAATATTAAAGTTTAATTAAAAAAATCAAATTTTTAGTTAATTTTATTATATAGTTTATCTTAAATCTAAATATATATTTTTATAAAACGTTATTATTCTTTATCAACAAATTCTATTTTACCATTTTCTTTTTCAAATTCCAAAATACATTTATTTAATAAATATTTAATTTGTCCATTTGCAGAACGACCTTCATATTTTGAAATATAACCTAATTTATAGTGCATTTCATCATCAATACGAATACTTATATGTTTTCCTTTACTCATAAAATAATCCTCCTTTTTAAATATATGACTTTATTTTAAGTGCAAAATGATGTAAAATGTTATATATACACTTATTTTAAGTGCATAAAATTATATTTATTTTAAAAGGAGCTTTAATATGAATAAAGTTTGTTCATTTACAGGCCATAGACCTAACAAATTTAACTTTAAATATGATGAAGAACATATCGATTGTATTAGAATAAAAGCTAAGCTAATAGATGAAATAGAAAATTTATATCTAAATGGTGTGAAATATTTTTTGACAGGTTGTGCAATGGGAGTTGATATATGGTGTGCCGAAATAGTTTTACAATTAATGAAAAAATATAATGATATAAAATTATTTTGTGTTTTACCTTTTAATAATCATTGTGAAAAATGGAATGAAAGCTACAAATTAAGGCTTAAAAATATAATTGATAATAGTACAAAAACAATTAAACTACAAGAAAGTTATACAACAGATTGTTATTTTAAAAGAAATAAATATTTAGTAGATAAATCTAATATAATTTTAGGGGTTTATGACTTAAATATAGAAAAAAGTGGAACAAAAAATACACTAAACTATGCTATACAACAAAATAAAGAAATTATTATTTTATCTTATTTTGTTAATTTACAAATATATAAATATTTTAAATTGTAAATTAACAAAATAAGATAAAATATAATAAGGCTAGTTAATAGCAAGTGGTATTACTTACAAGCCGACAATGTTTTATACTTATAAAAATAAATATTATTGTAAAAATTAAAAAAGTAATAGCACCATACCTACAAGTTTTGTGCTATTACTAAACCAATAACATTGTCAGCACTATTGCTAAATTATACATCATAAAGTATTTATTAATATCTTAAAGTGAAAAAATCTACACCGTAAAAACAAGTCATAAAAACTTATTTTTTCTCTTGCTAAAAATTCTTATTATATTAAAAAATAATGAAATAATGATAATAGCTATTATACTATTATTTTTTGCATATACATTAAAATTAAACATATCAACTATATAAAAAATTAAATATAAAATAAAACTATAAATTAAACTATACAAAATAATAACTTTTTTTTATTAACAACCTTTTTAGATAATTTAACAAATAAAATTTTTAATGGTAAAGATAAAATTTTTATAGTTAAAACAAAGTAAAAAAGTGAAATAACGCTATTATATTTTATACCTAAAATTTTATAAATTAGCATATTTATAGTTATTATAGTAAAAATTAAATATACTATAAAAAATATAGCTAAAACAATGCCTAAAAATTTTTTAATCATTTTTTACGCTTTCTACAAGTTTTTTAACAAGTTTAGAAGATACAACGTCATATTTATCTTCATTATTTAAATATGAATAAGTTACATTTTTAGTTGATGTTGTATTGTCTTTTATAAAATCTTTACAAGAACTATGTATTTGGTTTATTCCTGTCTTTTCAATTAACTCTCTAGCATTTTGATAGTTTATACCACTACCTGCTAAAATTTCTATTTTATCACCGTATTTATCATTTAGCTCTTTTATTAAACCTATACCATCTAGTGCTTTATCTTTTAACCCACTTGTAAGAAGCCTGTCTACACCTAAATTTATCAATTGTTCTATTAATTCATAAGGGTTAGATACACAATCAAAAGCACGATGAAAAACTACCTCTCTTTTTGTATCAAAACTTTTTATTATATCTATCATTTTTTTGGTATTTTCTATGTCAATATTTTTATTTTCATCTAAAAACCCAAATGCAATACCATCTGCATTAGCTTTTAAAAGAGATATTGTATCTTTAAACATTACTTTTTTGTCTTCATCATTATAGCAAAATCCTGCACCTCTTGGCCTAACCATACATATAGTTTTTAATTCTAATTCTTCTTTTATAAGCTCTAAAGACGCAATAGAAGGCGTAAGACCTCCTAAAAATAACCCACTATTAAGCTCTATTCTATCTGCACCACCTAAAAATGCTTGTTTTGCATCATAATATCCTCCACAGCATACTTCAACAATTTTCTTCATAAATACCACCTTTTTGATTGATAAGTTAATTTTTATTTTAAAAAAAATTTTTTTAATTTTCAATATTAAGTTTATCAAAAAATAAATTATTTTTTTAGTATAAAATTTACTATATATAAAAATTGTTATTTTTGGTATTTTTTTACACTAATTTATATAAAATTTATACTATTCTTATATTAAACTTACATTTTCTTGCAATATATTTATATTTATTGTATATTTTTATATTTTGATTATAATTTTTTTTATCTATAATGTGTATTGAAAAATAAAAATAAAGCTTTATAATATTAGTATAATAAATATTATCATTGGGGGAAAAATTATGAAAAAAATTTCAAATTAAATTTAGCATTAGGTTTAATTACTACAAGCTTATTATTAAATAATACATATTCTATATATGCTAATATAAATAATAATATTAATAATAATATTAATTATACTAGTATAGAAAATGAAAATTTTAATGTTAATAAAGGATTTAATCCAGATTTATATTATGCTAGAAAAATATTAAATGAAGAAGGTAAAAAAGCGTGGGATGTTGCTATATTGGAAATGGTATGGCAGAAGGTAATATATATCAAGAAACATTATCAAAAATAGATAGAGAAGCTAATAAAATTTTAAGTGTTGTTAAAGATGATATGACTATATATCAAATAATACAAGCTGTACAAAAAGAATTTGCATCTAGCTTAGTTTATGAAAATGTTGGTTCTCCAGGTGATTTAAGAGGTGCTTTTTTAAATAAAAAAGCTATATGTGGTGGATATTCAAAAGGCTTTGAATACCTTTTATTAAAATTAGGTATAGAAAATATTTGGGTTAATGGATTTGCTGGTGGTCCACATGCTTGGAATTATGTAAATATAGACAATAAGTGGTATTTAATGGATACTACTTGGGGTGTCCAAAATTGGTATTTAAGAGGAGAAGTTAGTGAACGTTATCATTACGATACATATCATATAATGTCAACTTTAGAAAAAGAATGTATACCTTATAAATGGGGAACTTATCCAGGTGTTTGGATAAAAACTCCTTCAAAAATAATATTACCATTAGGTAAAGTATTTAATCCTTTAGATTATGTTGAAGACATTGGAGACATATATGATTCTGATTTAAGCAATGATATTAATATTATAGAAAATAACGTAAATAATAAGGTTACGGGTACCTATAAAGTTGTATATGAAGTTTCAAATAAAGATGGTAATAAAGTAAAATTTGAAGTTGAAGTTCAAGTTGTTGATGGCAAGTATACTTCTATTAACGATTTAGAAAAAACTTCTGGAAATTTAAAAAGCTAAGATGTATCTTTGTATCTTAATGGTAAAGAGGTTCCTTATCAAAATGGTCTTTTTGGAAGTGAAAGCACATATATAGAATATAACGTTGAAAATAAAGATGTTAAATATTTTGAGGCAAATGTAGGAATTAATAAAAATGTAAGAGATAATCAAAGTTATGGTCATTACGGTAAAGTACAATTTGAGGTTTATGCAGATTCTACATTAATCTATCAATCTTCTATACTAGGCTGGAAAGATAATTATGAAAGTATCTGTGTAGAAATACCAGAAGGTACTAAAAGTATTAAATTAGTAAATGTTCCAAAAGGTGATGGTAATAATCATGGTGCTTGGGGAAATATAAAATTAATTACTATGCGTAGTGAATTTGAAAAGTAATTAGAAAGTTTAAACCAAATGGTTGAATTTTCAGATAAAATTATTGATACGTCTTATGTTTTATTTAATACTCATATAGAAAGTAGATTTAATAATTTTGTTATAGCAAGAGAATATGTAAAACAAAGACTTAACGATGATAATTTAAATTTACAAGATATTAAAGATTTAAAATCATTTTTAATTTATAGTATTGAAGAATTAGGTCAAGTTTATAAATCAGATTCTGACCCTATTAAAAAGTAATAAATAATAAAAAATACTAGCTAATATATTAGCTAGTATTTTTTATTATTTATATAAATTATGAAATTTTTTAAACATTTCTTCATTTGTTGGATATATAGTATATTTTAAGTGCTTATTTGTTATCGGGTGTTTAAATTCCATTTGATAACAAAATAAACCTATGTTTTTATTTCCTACTTTTCTTTTTATATTTTTGTTATACTTGGTATCATTATATAAAGGTAAATTAACATTAGCCATTTGAGCTCTTATTTGATGATGTCTTCCTGTTTCTAAATTTATATCCACTAAGCTATATGTATTTTTATCTACCTCTATTTGTGATATTTTTTTGTAAGATAACCTCGCTTCTTTTGCTCCACTACTATTTTTATTAACTATTTTTGATATATTAAGCCTTTGATTTTTCATAAGCCAATCTATAAGTGTATCCTCGTTTTTAGCTACACCACAAACAATAGCTAAGTATTTCTTTTTAAATGTATGATTTTTCATATATTCAGTAAGCACTGTTGTTACTTTATTATTTTTACTAAAAATAACTATGCCACCTACGCCTCTATCTAATCTATTTATTATTGCTAAATCTTTACATTGTTTTTCTTCTTTTATAATACTATATAAATCTTTTTCTACACTTTTTTTATCTGGACAAGATAACATACCAAAAGGTTTATTTACAACAATAATGTAATTATCTTCAAAAATTATATTTTTTAACATAATATTACCTCAATTAACATACTATTTACATTTATTATATATATTTTTTTTATTTTTTGTCAAATTATTTTTATATATAAATACAGAAAAATGACAAAACTTATAGTAATAATATTTTATAATATAGCATATTAAAGGAGGTAAAAATATGGAAAAATATTTTAAAAAATACACCAATCAAAAAATACTAGGATTAAATATTATTTTTATTATTTTGTCAATATTAGGTTTCTTTATCGGACGAGTTAGTATATTTCATATGTTAAACCCTATTGCTATTGCTTATTTAGGTTGTCTTTTATTAAACGGCAAAATATTTAACTTAGCTTTAGTATTTACATTTTTAGGATTTTTTAGCAAAACTAATAATTTTTACATAACAAAATATATTATATGTCTAATAATTTTATTTTTTATAAATATATGTTTTTATAAAAATAAATATAAAGAAAATATTGTTTTTAAAGCGATTTTATGTAGCTTTTCTATTTTTATATCAGGTATAATTATATGTATTTTAAATGGATTTTCTATGTATTATCTAGTTTTAGCTATACTAGAAACTGCTCTTACTTTTTGTATGTGTTTTATATTAAATAAAAGTATAGAATATATAAAAAAAGAAAATAAAAATGTAATGTCTAACGAAGATATAATAAGCCTTGGTATATTTATAGGCTCTATTATATGTGGCTCTTCAGATGTTTTTTTAGGCACAATATCTTTTACATATTTTTTTATTATAACATTACTTTTATTTGTTTCCTATATATATGGTAGTGCCGTTGGCTCTATTGTTTCTATACTATCTAGCTTTTTATTATTTATAACAAACTCTTTAAATGCTGATATAATAATTATTTTAACTATTTCTTCTATACTATCAAGTATTGTAAGAGAAAAAGGTAAGTTTTTTTTAGCCCTAACTTTTAATTTATGTGTATATGTTTTAAGCCTTATGATAAATGTATCTTTAATAGATAATGTTTTGCTCTTTTCTAT containing:
- a CDS encoding YrvL family regulatory protein; the encoded protein is MIKKFLGIVLAIFFIVYLIFTIITINMLIYKILGIKYNSVISLFYFVLTIKILSLPLKILFVKLSKKVVNKKKLLFCIV
- a CDS encoding SLOG family protein codes for the protein MNKVCSFTGHRPNKFNFKYDEEHIDCIRIKAKLIDEIENLYLNGVKYFLTGCAMGVDIWCAEIVLQLMKKYNDIKLFCVLPFNNHCEKWNESYKLRLKNIIDNSTKTIKLQESYTTDCYFKRNKYLVDKSNIILGVYDLNIEKSGTKNTLNYAIQQNKEIIILSYFVNLQIYKYFKL
- a CDS encoding NPCBM/NEW2 domain-containing protein: MYLNGKEVPYQNGLFGSESTYIEYNVENKDVKYFEANVGINKNVRDNQSYGHYGKVQFEVYADSTLIYQSSILGWKDNYESICVEIPEGTKSIKLVNVPKGDGNNHGAWGNIKLITMRSEFEK
- a CDS encoding Rqc2 family fibronectin-binding protein, with product MALDGFAISNIIYELKNNIMGGRVDKIYQPEKDEIILQIRNKGTAYKLLLTANASSPRIHFTTIQKENPINAPLFCMVLRKHLSSGKIINITQPNFERIVNIHVESINELGDYSVKTLVFEIMGKHSNIILIDDKNNILESIKHISFDKSSVREVLPNRTYVLPPAQNKKNPLKTNFDEFMAIFKNSMPTKTQQLIYKSYNGISPILASEICNNANIDCSANTNEILDDQLNELYKAFNNIITLNIEEKFNPQIIYNENETVLDFTVFDFNIFKGLDKKIFSSISELLEFFYKSKDLTYRLNQKSQDLKRLISQNIERCAKKKDIQQKTLKDIANRDMLKLYGELITSNIYAIKKGMTKVTLNNFYSENFEEIEIRLDPNLTPAENAQKYFKKYNKEKRTFVALQEQIKQNNEELLYLESVLSSVNACTDEYDIKEIRTELSEQGFLKRQKNSKNNKQKNNKKAKPLHYISTDGFHIYVGKNNTQNDELTLRFAKPLDMWFHTKDIAGSHVIVVSEGKEIPNSTLNEAANLAAYYSKATNSSLVPVDYTPKKFVKKPNGAKPGMVIYETNKTAYITPNEKLIENMQKID
- the ychF gene encoding redox-regulated ATPase YchF; this encodes MKLGIVGLPNVGKSTLFNSLTQGGAESANYPFCTIDPNVGIVPVPDERLEKLREIYDSKKVLPAVIEFVDIAGLVRGASKGEGLGNKFLSHIREVDAIVHVVRCFEDGNIVHVDASVNPVRDIETINLELIFSDIEVIDRRISRTSKAAKADKSLQKELNVLERLKKSLEEGTVARNIELNDDEEVNFVKELNLLTFKPVLYATNVAEEELADDAKNNPFVNEVRNLAKEEGSEVFVVCAKIEEEIAELNNDEKKEFLADLGCETSGLDRLISASYSLLGLISYLTAGPQEVRAWTITKGTKAPQAAGKIHSDFERGFIRAEVVSYDDLVRLGSLTQAKEQGLVRSEGKEYIVKDGDVILFRFNV
- the floA gene encoding flotillin-like protein FloA (flotillin-like protein involved in membrane lipid rafts) — translated: MQFVFFSILFFIVFIVIVITLSFIPVGLWISAYAAGVKVSIFSLIGMRLRRVRPDRIIKPLIKGTKASLDINTNQLESHLLAGGKVDNVVDALIAAHRANLELSFEKAAAIDLAGRDVFEAVRMSVNPKIIETPWISAVAVDGIEVKVIARVTVRANLTRLVGGAGEETIVARVGEGIVTTVGSAKSHKEVLENPDRISQVVLSKGLDSGTAFEILSIDIADIDIGRNIGAHLQIEQAEADKKIAQAKAEERRALAIAMEQEMKAKVVESEALVPNAIAEALRKGNLGIIDYYNIEKTKADISLKESISNMNFEVGVKGSNKNN
- a CDS encoding immunoglobulin-like domain-containing protein, whose amino-acid sequence is MGCCYIGNGMAEGNIYQETLSKIDREANKILSVVKDDMTIYQIIQAVQKEFASSLVYENVGSPGDLRGAFLNKKAICGGYSKGFEYLLLKLGIENIWVNGFAGGPHAWNYVNIDNKWYLMDTTWGVQNWYLRGEVSERYHYDTYHIMSTLEKECIPYKWGTYPGVWIKTPSKIILPLGKVFNPLDYVEDIGDIYDSDLSNDINIIENNVNNKVTGTYKVVYEVSNKDGNKVKFEVEVQVVDGKYTSINDLEKTSGNLKS
- a CDS encoding RluA family pseudouridine synthase, with the translated sequence MLKNIIFEDNYIIVVNKPFGMLSCPDKKSVEKDLYSIIKEEKQCKDLAIINRLDRGVGGIVIFSKNNKVTTVLTEYMKNHTFKKKYLAIVCGVAKNEDTLIDWLMKNQRLNISKIVNKNSSGAKEARLSYKKISQIEVDKNTYSLVDINLETGRHHQIRAQMANVNLPLYNDTKYNKNIKRKVGNKNIGLFCYQMEFKHPITNKHLKYTIYPTNEEMFKKFHNLYK
- a CDS encoding copper homeostasis protein CutC, producing MVEVCCGGYYDAKQAFLGGADRIELNSGLFLGGLTPSIASLELIKEELELKTICMVRPRGAGFCYNDEDKKVMFKDTISLLKANADGIAFGFLDENKNIDIENTKKMIDIIKSFDTKREVVFHRAFDCVSNPYELIEQLINLGVDRLLTSGLKDKALDGIGLIKELNDKYGDKIEILAGSGINYQNARELIEKTGINQIHSSCKDFIKDNTTSTKNVTYSYLNNEDKYDVVSSKLVKKLVESVKND
- a CDS encoding NfeD family protein, whose protein sequence is MGTLVFILTIIGLVSLIFELLAPGFGIFGIIGIILMILSWGITIFTINFGFIIVLLEIFLITIFLAFIIKKLKNTQIYSKFILSDVLLKDKKDIGNMEQFVGKEGICKTDLRPFGNAEFNGIVLEVLSDEGYIKSNSLIKITKFENNKLYVKLVNTN